The segment GCCTGCGGCTTGGTCTACATGCTGGTGGGCGTGTTGGTGCAGGTAATTGGTACCGGCTGGATTGAACGCTTTATGCCCCCGGTGGTGACCGGTGCGGTGGTGGCCGTGATTGGCTTGAACTTGGCGCACATTCCGGTCAAGAACATGGCATCCAACAACTTTGAGTCGTGGATGCAGGCGCTGACCTTTATGTCTGTGGCCTTGGTGGCAGTGTTCACCCGCGGCATGCTGCAGCGTTTGCTGATCTTGATCGGTCTGCTGGCAGCGAGCGTGCTCTACGCCGTGTTCACCAATGTCTTGGGCTGGGGCAAGCCTGTGGACCTGAGCGGTGTGGCTAACGCTGCATGGTTTGGTCTGCCTAGCTTGCATGCTCCTGTGTTCAGCACCAATGCCATGCTGCTCATCGTTCCTGTCGTCATTATTTTGGTGGCCGAGAACTTGGGCCACATCAAGGCCGTGACAGCTATGACTGGCAAGAACCTAGACCAGTACATGGGCCGTGCCTTTATTGGTGACGGCGTGGCGACCATGGTCTCCGGCGCTGCTGGCGGCACCGGCGTGACCACTTATGCTGAAAACATTGGCGTGATGGCAGCGACCCGCATCTATTCCACCGCCGTGTTCTTGGTGGCGGCTTTATTGGCTGTACTGCTGGGCTTTAGCCCCAAGTTTGGCGCGCTGATTCAGGCGATCCCTTTGCCTGTGATGGGCGGCGTCTCCATTGTGGTCTTCGGTCTGATCGCCATTGCTGGCGCCAAGATCTGGGTGGACAACAAGGTGGACTTCTCTGACATCAAGAACCTGATCGTGGCCGCTATCACTCTGATTTTGGGCACAGGAGAATTCACCCTGAAGTTTGGTGAGTTCGCACTGGGCGGCATCGGGACGGCTACCTTTGGTGCCATCATCATGTACGCTTTGCTGAGCCTGGGTGGTCGCAAATCTGAAACTCAGGTACAAGCTAAGTGAGTGCAAACATGTAACCGGGGGACATTCCCCTGACACCAGCGCGGGGCCATTGAGGAATTGCTCGATGATTATGTACCGCGCTGGTAACATTTATCTCTAGAGACACTCCGCCCTACCCGGGCGGTTTTTTTTAGAGTTGCCG is part of the Comamonas sp. Y33R10-2 genome and harbors:
- a CDS encoding solute carrier family 23 protein, yielding MGMFEWTQKSSDVLQNGGVIGPDERLPWGQTGLMGIQHVIAMFGSTVLAPILMGFDPNLAVLMSGIGTLIFFLITGGKVPSYLGSSFAFIGVVNVATGYVASQGPANANIGVALGGIIACGLVYMLVGVLVQVIGTGWIERFMPPVVTGAVVAVIGLNLAHIPVKNMASNNFESWMQALTFMSVALVAVFTRGMLQRLLILIGLLAASVLYAVFTNVLGWGKPVDLSGVANAAWFGLPSLHAPVFSTNAMLLIVPVVIILVAENLGHIKAVTAMTGKNLDQYMGRAFIGDGVATMVSGAAGGTGVTTYAENIGVMAATRIYSTAVFLVAALLAVLLGFSPKFGALIQAIPLPVMGGVSIVVFGLIAIAGAKIWVDNKVDFSDIKNLIVAAITLILGTGEFTLKFGEFALGGIGTATFGAIIMYALLSLGGRKSETQVQAK